From a single Ignavibacteria bacterium genomic region:
- a CDS encoding ATP-binding domain-containing protein encodes MLEIRKNTFSKSYENSFFRHFSEQLNDLFKERNLDGLLLGSPVCEVDERLQIDALLITNNVVCIIDFKNYNGTITLPHEYDFEVGLWITETGEQVKGGSSKNPFIQLKNQKRRFIEVSKKIIETKICTSDSFNPFHTIRIVCFQDEVNIIGSIPRKESLNFFIVEKRNFRDKVLDIIDVTDRDVHLTEKSFDVFKEVFKADKYTLEKRQKEEINIEVASKSAKFDRSKLYDDQKVALDEIKKFLEDPTKQVFILQGTIHSGKTSLIPFIQELAYDSQIHETEIFAASSRIAHNLLSLNGFEKVNSIYSFIYGGVMNESQKVNSENEELITEIEKEGISAEIPLEIVPLKKCDNTENALFIVDESQLVSDSYHESFDLVFGTGYLLGDFLNFAELDSSMRKIIFIGDPFLLQFGRTEESPLNPAYLEEIYKLNVSSYSLVDKHNYSDLNNQALRCVQNIKANLFNSLNFVAGSQVSIIHNNDKLTSVKQFVLDNIDGHILVFSNEDAHKINLWIKKSIFGTGTEMATNDLVLFHNNISFDDKNDPFAVPKKIYNGQFARVIGIDQNRISETVKIKGEQTEIIFREIALQLNGSGDKVLVMSLENFSKSLKPELSKNETIAFKIILNTQIYNYLKENPFEKSPYYSELVTSDIYQLNQKEIAELKQSLIEGQKVKGKLDYKESEQKKLINRAKSEYRRKIKYSLAKDPSTKYYKYKNAALLRFGWAMTIHKSVSFKWDEVIINIESGIGYNNSRNHETYFRMLYTALSRARQKVNLINYKSISPFDNTEIIDSNTGMKPKEVFFQSYNSEPTLRIEELKAFVTAKLAVVKLNIKNIEHYDWQERYIITNENNQATLLSISYTAKGLFHLQPVLGGDGNLSKIVLDALTKKSEMTSFDLIKDEWRKLEYEKLRIALFAAEIKFEAIVQFAYKDKIRFYSHASELEIEVDYGNDGMVRKITAKYYSDQNIWNLFKESIIKLKQE; translated from the coding sequence ATGCTAGAAATTCGAAAGAACACATTTTCCAAAAGCTATGAAAATTCTTTTTTTAGACATTTTTCAGAACAACTTAACGACTTATTTAAAGAACGAAACCTTGACGGATTACTTTTGGGGAGCCCGGTATGCGAGGTCGATGAACGACTTCAGATTGACGCTTTACTCATTACGAATAATGTCGTTTGTATTATCGACTTTAAGAACTATAATGGAACAATTACACTTCCTCATGAATATGACTTTGAAGTTGGTCTATGGATAACAGAAACCGGGGAACAAGTTAAAGGTGGTAGTTCAAAAAACCCATTTATACAACTAAAAAACCAAAAACGCAGATTTATTGAAGTTTCAAAAAAAATTATTGAAACCAAAATTTGCACCTCCGACTCTTTCAATCCATTTCACACCATTCGAATCGTATGTTTTCAAGATGAGGTTAATATTATTGGCAGCATTCCAAGAAAAGAAAGCTTGAATTTTTTCATAGTTGAAAAACGAAATTTCCGGGATAAGGTTCTTGACATCATAGATGTGACTGATAGGGATGTGCATTTAACTGAAAAATCGTTTGATGTCTTTAAGGAAGTTTTTAAGGCTGACAAATACACGCTTGAGAAGAGGCAAAAAGAAGAAATTAATATTGAAGTCGCAAGCAAATCCGCTAAATTTGATCGCTCCAAGCTGTATGATGACCAAAAGGTAGCTCTGGATGAAATCAAAAAATTTTTAGAAGACCCCACAAAGCAAGTTTTTATCTTGCAAGGAACGATCCATAGCGGAAAAACATCCCTAATACCCTTTATTCAAGAACTCGCCTATGATTCCCAAATTCACGAAACGGAGATTTTTGCTGCATCAAGTAGAATTGCTCATAATCTTTTGTCATTAAATGGGTTTGAGAAGGTAAATAGTATTTATTCGTTTATTTATGGAGGGGTAATGAACGAAAGTCAAAAGGTGAATTCAGAAAATGAAGAACTTATAACTGAAATTGAAAAGGAGGGGATATCGGCTGAAATACCTTTAGAAATTGTTCCACTCAAAAAATGCGACAACACAGAAAATGCCTTGTTTATTGTTGATGAATCACAACTGGTTTCCGATTCATACCATGAGTCTTTTGATCTGGTTTTTGGTACAGGATATTTGCTGGGAGATTTTCTCAATTTCGCAGAACTTGATTCTTCGATGCGTAAGATTATATTTATTGGCGATCCATTTCTACTTCAATTTGGTAGAACAGAAGAATCTCCACTAAATCCCGCATATTTGGAAGAAATCTATAAACTTAATGTCTCTTCGTATTCATTAGTTGACAAACACAATTATTCTGACTTAAACAATCAGGCTTTAAGATGTGTACAGAACATTAAAGCGAATTTATTCAATTCGTTGAATTTTGTTGCTGGGAGTCAAGTTTCGATCATCCACAACAACGATAAACTAACAAGTGTAAAACAATTTGTCCTGGACAATATTGATGGACATATTCTGGTATTTAGCAACGAAGATGCACATAAAATAAATCTATGGATAAAAAAATCCATCTTTGGAACTGGTACAGAGATGGCTACGAATGATTTAGTTCTATTCCACAACAATATTTCTTTTGATGACAAAAATGATCCTTTTGCAGTTCCAAAAAAAATATACAATGGACAGTTTGCTAGAGTAATTGGTATTGATCAAAACCGAATCTCTGAAACTGTCAAAATTAAGGGAGAACAAACGGAAATAATTTTTAGAGAAATTGCTTTGCAATTAAATGGTTCTGGTGATAAGGTATTAGTAATGAGTTTAGAAAACTTTTCTAAAAGTCTGAAGCCCGAACTATCCAAGAATGAAACTATTGCATTCAAGATTATTCTCAATACCCAAATCTACAATTATTTAAAAGAGAATCCATTTGAAAAGTCTCCTTATTATTCAGAATTGGTGACTTCAGATATTTATCAACTAAATCAAAAAGAAATAGCTGAACTTAAACAAAGTCTAATTGAAGGTCAAAAAGTAAAAGGGAAACTTGATTATAAGGAAAGTGAACAAAAGAAATTAATAAACCGGGCGAAGAGTGAATATAGACGAAAAATTAAGTATTCTCTTGCTAAAGACCCCTCAACAAAATACTACAAATATAAAAATGCTGCACTACTTAGGTTTGGGTGGGCAATGACCATACACAAGTCTGTATCATTCAAGTGGGATGAAGTAATCATTAATATCGAATCAGGAATAGGGTACAATAATTCAAGAAACCACGAAACTTACTTTAGAATGCTTTACACGGCTTTAAGTAGAGCAAGGCAGAAAGTAAATCTAATTAATTACAAATCAATTAGTCCTTTTGATAATACTGAAATCATTGATAGTAATACAGGCATGAAACCCAAGGAGGTATTCTTTCAGTCATATAACTCGGAGCCAACACTCCGCATTGAGGAACTAAAAGCTTTTGTAACAGCTAAACTTGCAGTTGTGAAACTTAATATAAAAAATATTGAACATTATGATTGGCAAGAAAGGTATATTATAACAAATGAAAACAACCAAGCAACACTTCTTTCGATTTCATACACAGCAAAGGGACTTTTTCATTTGCAACCAGTTCTTGGAGGAGATGGGAACTTATCCAAAATAGTCCTGGATGCCCTTACAAAGAAGTCTGAAATGACCTCCTTCGACCTAATCAAAGATGAATGGCGAAAATTAGAATATGAAAAATTGAGAATTGCATTGTTTGCTGCGGAGATTAAATTTGAGGCTATAGTCCAGTTTGCGTATAAAGACAAAATTCGTTTCTATTCTCACGCAAGTGAATTAGAGATTGAAGTCGATTATGGAAATGACGGAATGGTGAGAAAAATTACCGCAAAATATTACAGTGACCAAAACATTTGGAATCTTTTTAAAGAGAGTATAATAAAACTAAAGCAGGAATAA
- the arsM gene encoding arsenite methyltransferase → MNKNEEMKNIVKDRYSKIVINATQSSCCGPQTTYCCSDTEDFTVFSDDYTNLPGYTPDADLNLGCGLPTEFAGIKEGDTVIDLGSGAGNDVFVARALTGEKGKVIGLDFTEAMIQKANQNKTKLGYENVEFVFGDIEKMPIEDNLADVIVSNCVLNLVPDKEKAFSEVYRTMKPGGHFCMSDVVLQGELRDELKESATLYAGCVAGALQQEEYLEVIKNAGFKNIEIKKSKRITLPDELLQKYLDEAALKAFRESGAGIFSITVTADK, encoded by the coding sequence ATGAATAAGAACGAAGAAATGAAAAACATAGTTAAAGACAGATATTCGAAAATCGTCATCAATGCAACCCAATCAAGTTGCTGCGGCCCGCAAACAACCTACTGCTGCTCTGATACAGAGGATTTCACAGTATTCTCCGATGACTACACAAATCTCCCCGGCTACACTCCGGATGCCGACCTTAATCTTGGATGTGGTCTGCCAACCGAATTTGCCGGTATAAAGGAAGGTGACACCGTGATTGATCTCGGTTCGGGAGCAGGAAACGATGTTTTTGTGGCAAGAGCACTTACAGGTGAAAAAGGAAAAGTTATAGGACTCGACTTCACAGAAGCCATGATTCAAAAAGCAAACCAAAACAAAACCAAACTCGGTTATGAAAATGTTGAATTTGTTTTTGGAGACATCGAAAAAATGCCAATCGAGGATAATCTGGCTGATGTAATTGTATCAAACTGTGTACTGAACCTTGTTCCCGACAAAGAAAAAGCATTCAGTGAAGTTTACAGAACAATGAAACCGGGTGGACATTTCTGCATGTCGGATGTGGTGCTCCAGGGAGAGCTTCGGGATGAGTTGAAAGAGTCTGCAACACTCTACGCGGGCTGTGTAGCCGGTGCCCTTCAGCAGGAAGAATATCTTGAAGTAATAAAAAATGCAGGATTCAAAAACATCGAAATAAAGAAAAGTAAACGGATTACACTTCCCGATGAACTACTACAAAAGTATCTTGATGAGGCAGCATTAAAAGCGTTCAGAGAAAGTGGTGCGGGTATATTCAGTATTACTGTAACTGCTGATAAATAA
- a CDS encoding winged helix-turn-helix transcriptional regulator, which produces MAFSKKEQFTDEEIWLADIAKSLSHPARISILKILNRMNSCMVGSLVDQLPLSQSTVSQHLGELKRIGLITGEIDGPKICYCINKETLTRAKMAMDKLFTHIGCC; this is translated from the coding sequence ATGGCATTCTCTAAAAAAGAGCAATTTACCGATGAAGAAATCTGGCTTGCGGATATTGCAAAGTCGCTTTCTCATCCGGCACGAATAAGTATCCTGAAAATTCTTAACCGGATGAACAGTTGCATGGTGGGAAGTCTTGTTGATCAGCTCCCCCTTTCACAGTCGACCGTCTCACAACACCTGGGCGAGCTGAAGAGAATCGGACTAATAACGGGAGAGATTGACGGACCAAAAATCTGCTACTGTATTAACAAAGAAACCTTAACCAGAGCCAAGATGGCTATGGACAAACTTTTTACTCACATTGGCTGCTGCTGA
- a CDS encoding TetR/AcrR family transcriptional regulator, whose amino-acid sequence MGISERKEREKHEKRRMILDTAIQLFIDEGYENVSIRKIADKIEYSPATIYLYFQDKDEILSNLQQEGFVKFYNFLHQAESVTDPRERVKELGRMYVRFGLEHPEYYDLMFIARAPMKKYGENKEWKEGRESFMVLHRTVEYAMEKGVVKQGPPMPVAFGLWSFVHGIVSLVNRQRINEVKGDDLQALINSTIDSMLNEVVHT is encoded by the coding sequence ATGGGAATCAGCGAGCGAAAAGAGAGAGAAAAACACGAAAAAAGGAGGATGATTCTCGATACAGCAATACAACTGTTTATCGATGAAGGATATGAGAATGTCTCGATCCGAAAGATTGCGGACAAAATCGAGTATTCTCCCGCAACCATCTATCTCTATTTTCAGGACAAGGATGAAATACTGAGCAATCTCCAGCAAGAAGGATTTGTTAAGTTTTACAATTTCCTTCATCAGGCGGAATCTGTTACTGACCCCAGAGAAAGAGTGAAAGAACTCGGAAGGATGTATGTCCGGTTCGGTCTCGAGCACCCGGAGTATTACGATCTGATGTTTATTGCCAGAGCTCCGATGAAAAAATATGGTGAAAACAAAGAGTGGAAAGAGGGTCGCGAGAGTTTCATGGTACTTCACCGTACTGTAGAGTATGCGATGGAAAAGGGAGTGGTAAAGCAGGGTCCTCCCATGCCGGTGGCATTCGGACTCTGGTCGTTTGTTCACGGAATAGTTTCCCTGGTAAACAGGCAAAGAATAAATGAAGTTAAAGGTGATGACCTTCAGGCACTAATTAACAGCACAATTGATTCAATGTTAAATGAAGTAGTGCATACTTAA
- a CDS encoding TonB-dependent receptor: MRLIVFLILVTGLIFGQNTGSISGFVYDQDTKQPLPGVTVRVLGTQLGAVSDYNGKYKVDKIPEGIYRVEFSFVGYGTHLEKDTRVIREKTTGVREVELVPSPVVGKEVTIRAGLFNDDQSSTINTFGYNREEILRTPGAGGDIFRAIETLPGVSSAGGEFTAFSVRGGSPKDNIILVDNIPFDRIAHFDRGNEDQEVQGGRFSIFTPGVIDAATFQAGGFASRYGGKNSSVVDLKIKEGNFDGFTVNGTYDILGWEVNYDGPSFINKNTSILFSARKQDFRNILQWTGQKELGDPSFMDILFKSTTRFENGNKITVVGIFSPELFDRNIDHVYESDKAFDTDLIRQTETKRVFGINWRSLLGSNSYFTLTGYYKNKDVAVTLGRVINDPVNGIRPAKEQAGIVQDLYRNSGFEEEAGVKFEFNHQFSKQLGVSSGFEISQISASYDFILSRTDTVYTFDRNDFRPDPSKKYLIVTPGMVNNIFSDNAVNGSFFAELNGKFGQSFSYNIGGRYERTGFSKSDNFSPRLSLAWFAAENIRLNFATGVYYQAPDFLLITEFNGNKSLKNERSIHFIGGVTAYLSDEYKLTVEPYYKEFSDLIVRPDRTTPARINGGKGWAAGVDISIVKRLTDNWYGQINYSWSQSERNDDLGEGWYNSDFSQPNLFNILLGYEFNEAWAVSLKWKYATGRPKDSYIVHSDVMNDPGYLRYSKEITGNNSERFDDFHTLNLRVDHRLQLGKIALVMFLDISNAYSRLNVNEERFINRDGSIVKKGFQILPTFGLKVEF; encoded by the coding sequence ATGCGTTTAATAGTTTTTTTAATACTGGTTACCGGACTGATTTTCGGTCAGAACACAGGCAGTATATCAGGATTTGTGTATGATCAGGACACAAAGCAACCATTACCCGGGGTCACTGTAAGAGTTCTCGGTACTCAGCTCGGTGCGGTCAGTGACTATAACGGAAAATATAAAGTAGATAAGATTCCAGAGGGGATCTACAGAGTGGAATTCTCTTTCGTTGGTTATGGCACTCATCTTGAAAAAGACACCCGGGTAATCCGGGAAAAAACTACTGGGGTTCGAGAAGTTGAACTTGTTCCATCTCCCGTTGTTGGCAAAGAGGTTACCATAAGGGCAGGTCTGTTCAATGATGATCAGAGCAGCACAATAAACACTTTCGGTTATAACAGGGAAGAGATACTCAGAACTCCCGGCGCAGGAGGAGATATCTTCAGAGCCATTGAGACACTTCCCGGTGTAAGCAGCGCCGGAGGGGAGTTTACAGCATTCTCGGTCAGAGGAGGAAGTCCAAAGGACAATATCATACTCGTGGACAATATCCCTTTTGACAGGATTGCTCACTTTGACAGAGGAAATGAAGATCAGGAAGTGCAGGGTGGCAGATTTTCGATTTTCACTCCGGGAGTAATTGATGCAGCAACATTTCAGGCAGGCGGATTCGCATCGCGGTACGGCGGAAAAAATTCCTCGGTTGTAGACCTGAAAATAAAGGAGGGCAATTTTGACGGATTTACTGTGAACGGTACCTATGATATTCTTGGATGGGAAGTGAATTATGACGGACCGTCGTTTATCAACAAGAACACTTCGATTCTCTTTTCTGCAAGAAAACAGGATTTCAGAAATATTCTTCAGTGGACGGGCCAAAAAGAACTCGGCGATCCTTCCTTCATGGATATTCTTTTCAAGAGCACAACCCGGTTCGAAAATGGTAACAAAATAACAGTGGTGGGCATCTTCTCACCGGAACTGTTCGACCGAAACATTGACCATGTTTACGAAAGTGATAAGGCATTTGATACCGACCTTATTCGTCAAACAGAGACAAAAAGAGTTTTCGGAATCAATTGGAGAAGTCTGCTGGGGAGTAACAGTTATTTCACATTGACGGGTTACTACAAAAACAAAGATGTGGCGGTTACACTCGGAAGGGTAATCAACGATCCGGTTAATGGAATCCGGCCGGCAAAAGAGCAGGCCGGGATAGTTCAGGATCTTTACCGTAACAGCGGATTCGAAGAGGAAGCGGGTGTGAAATTCGAGTTCAATCACCAGTTCAGCAAACAACTTGGTGTATCCTCGGGATTCGAGATCAGCCAAATTTCAGCATCATACGATTTTATTCTTTCAAGGACTGATACCGTTTATACATTCGACAGGAATGATTTCAGACCCGACCCTTCAAAAAAATATTTGATCGTCACTCCCGGAATGGTGAACAATATCTTCAGTGACAATGCAGTAAATGGAAGTTTCTTTGCCGAATTGAACGGAAAGTTTGGACAGTCATTCAGCTACAATATTGGAGGAAGATATGAAAGAACAGGATTCAGCAAGTCAGACAATTTTTCACCAAGATTAAGTCTTGCGTGGTTTGCTGCCGAAAACATCAGATTAAACTTTGCCACCGGAGTTTATTATCAGGCACCCGATTTTCTGCTCATTACCGAATTCAACGGAAACAAATCGCTGAAGAATGAACGATCGATTCATTTTATCGGAGGTGTAACTGCATATCTCTCCGATGAATATAAATTAACGGTTGAACCCTACTATAAAGAATTTTCTGATCTAATCGTGAGACCCGACCGTACAACTCCCGCACGAATCAACGGTGGAAAAGGATGGGCAGCGGGTGTTGATATCTCAATCGTAAAAAGATTGACTGACAACTGGTACGGACAAATAAACTACTCCTGGTCACAAAGCGAACGAAATGACGACCTTGGGGAAGGATGGTATAATTCAGACTTCAGTCAGCCAAATCTGTTCAATATTTTACTCGGTTACGAATTTAACGAAGCCTGGGCTGTTTCTTTGAAGTGGAAGTATGCCACGGGAAGGCCAAAAGACTCTTATATCGTCCATTCCGATGTTATGAACGATCCCGGATATCTGAGATATTCAAAGGAAATAACAGGCAACAATTCGGAAAGATTTGATGATTTTCACACTTTGAACCTGAGAGTGGATCACAGATTGCAACTTGGGAAAATTGCACTTGTAATGTTTCTTGACATTTCAAATGCTTACAGCCGGTTAAATGTGAATGAAGAGCGTTTTATCAACCGTGATGGTTCGATAGTGAAAAAGGGATTTCAGATATTACCGACTTTCGGATTGAAAGTCGAATTTTAA
- a CDS encoding TIGR00266 family protein, translating into MKSHEIDYTIIGDDLQMVEVELDPGETVIAEAGAMCYMESGIEFEAKMGDGSDTNSGFFGKLVSAGKRALAGESIFMTHFTNRGSGKKRLAFASAVPGKIIPVDLSEFGGRLFCQSDAFLAAALGTKVSIAFTKKLGAGFFGGEGFILQKLEGDGKAFINCGGSIIRKDLHNDTLRIDTGCLVAFTEGIDYDIERAGNLKTMFLGGEGIFLATLRGTGTVYIQSLPFSRLADKIIARVPKPSTTTFSSSD; encoded by the coding sequence ATGAAATCACATGAGATTGATTACACCATTATAGGCGATGATCTGCAAATGGTCGAAGTTGAGCTCGATCCCGGAGAAACTGTTATTGCTGAAGCAGGTGCGATGTGCTATATGGAAAGCGGCATTGAGTTTGAAGCCAAAATGGGAGACGGAAGTGATACAAACAGCGGTTTTTTTGGAAAGCTCGTTTCTGCAGGTAAAAGAGCCCTCGCTGGTGAATCCATTTTTATGACACATTTTACCAACCGCGGTAGTGGTAAAAAAAGACTTGCTTTTGCTTCGGCTGTTCCCGGGAAAATAATACCTGTCGATCTCTCTGAGTTCGGTGGAAGACTCTTTTGCCAGAGTGATGCGTTCCTCGCTGCTGCTCTTGGTACAAAAGTAAGCATTGCTTTTACAAAGAAACTTGGAGCAGGCTTCTTTGGTGGTGAAGGTTTTATTCTTCAGAAGCTCGAAGGTGACGGAAAGGCATTCATCAACTGCGGTGGAAGCATAATCAGAAAAGATTTACATAATGACACATTGCGGATTGATACTGGTTGTCTTGTGGCATTTACCGAAGGAATTGACTACGATATCGAAAGAGCCGGAAATCTAAAAACGATGTTCCTCGGTGGAGAAGGAATTTTTCTTGCCACATTGAGAGGCACCGGAACCGTCTATATCCAAAGCCTCCCGTTCTCGAGACTCGCAGACAAAATTATTGCAAGAGTTCCAAAACCCAGCACTACTACTTTCAGTAGCTCAGACTAA
- the msrA gene encoding peptide-methionine (S)-S-oxide reductase MsrA — MAIKLFLFLFLMLLPVTGCQRNSEERTKKYGDKMTVDKSKLDTATFGAGCFWCVEAVFQRLKGVEKVISGYSGGSVKNPSYKQVCEGNTGHAEVCRIFYDPAVVSFTELLEVFWKTHDPTTLNRQGNDVGTQYRSVVFYHNEEQKKLAEHYKKELDSSGIFPDKIVTEISPAQEFYVAEDYHQNYFDENGNQPYCSFVIKPKIEKFNKIFKDKIK; from the coding sequence ATGGCCATTAAACTTTTTCTCTTCCTTTTCCTGATGCTCCTTCCCGTTACCGGTTGTCAGAGAAATTCGGAGGAGAGGACAAAAAAATACGGAGATAAAATGACAGTCGACAAATCGAAGCTCGATACAGCCACTTTTGGTGCAGGGTGTTTTTGGTGTGTGGAGGCGGTCTTTCAGCGTCTTAAGGGAGTGGAAAAAGTAATCTCCGGTTATTCGGGTGGCAGTGTCAAAAATCCTTCATATAAACAGGTTTGCGAGGGAAACACCGGACACGCCGAAGTGTGCAGAATCTTCTATGATCCCGCCGTTGTTTCATTCACGGAACTTTTGGAGGTGTTTTGGAAGACTCACGATCCTACCACTCTGAACCGTCAGGGAAATGATGTCGGAACCCAGTACCGGTCAGTCGTTTTCTACCATAACGAGGAACAAAAAAAACTTGCTGAACACTATAAAAAAGAGCTTGATTCATCAGGAATTTTTCCCGATAAAATAGTTACAGAAATATCACCCGCTCAGGAATTCTATGTGGCAGAAGATTATCATCAGAATTATTTTGATGAAAACGGGAACCAACCCTACTGTTCATTCGTAATAAAACCGAAAATCGAAAAATTTAACAAAATATTTAAAGATAAAATCAAATAA
- a CDS encoding GAF domain-containing protein, protein MSLYKSIALFSDNPRSIDIYLEFAREGSHDLLHLAKNTQNLSELSSKKYDLIIVEISQPSMSEIEFIDAVHSRGETAPVIVISSYFYDTREIVFGGKISHFIQNPLTVAKLKDAVSLFFKDEAEPIRPAEPDSGVDKLILVNKRLTVLLELSRSLTSITDLDELLAHIIKMTAEVLAVERATVFIYDKEKNQLWSRTGIGLKASEIRFPSNQGVAGEIFTSGEPLIIADPYSHPVFNKEFDLKSGFRTKNILGYPLKNINGEVIGVIQLLNKKSGEFDHDDESYLGALASGVGIVLENALLRESYRNKLEEIQVAYKELDIAQDTILRETKFATIFEMSGIIRDAVAHNNPLGVIDNLRSDYLYDSKLIRSLDLIEGSIRKIINDTEQFAKNNGH, encoded by the coding sequence ATGAGTCTTTATAAATCAATCGCCCTGTTTTCCGATAATCCCCGCTCAATTGATATATATCTCGAATTTGCCAGGGAAGGAAGTCACGACCTCCTTCACCTGGCTAAAAACACCCAAAATTTGAGCGAACTTTCTTCAAAAAAGTACGACCTGATTATCGTAGAGATTTCCCAACCCTCAATGTCTGAAATCGAGTTTATTGACGCGGTTCACTCAAGGGGGGAAACGGCACCTGTTATCGTTATTTCCTCCTATTTCTACGATACGAGAGAGATAGTTTTTGGAGGTAAAATAAGCCATTTTATTCAGAATCCATTGACCGTTGCCAAGCTGAAGGACGCTGTCTCTCTCTTCTTCAAGGATGAAGCGGAGCCAATAAGACCCGCCGAGCCTGACAGTGGAGTCGATAAACTGATTCTTGTGAATAAAAGATTGACTGTGCTTCTCGAGTTGTCCCGCTCCCTTACTTCCATCACTGACCTCGACGAGCTTCTCGCTCACATTATTAAGATGACGGCTGAAGTGCTTGCTGTCGAAAGGGCAACCGTCTTCATCTACGACAAGGAAAAAAACCAGCTTTGGTCCAGAACAGGAATCGGACTAAAGGCTTCTGAAATCAGATTCCCCTCCAATCAGGGTGTTGCCGGTGAAATATTTACTTCAGGTGAGCCGCTGATTATCGCAGATCCTTACTCGCATCCCGTATTCAACAAAGAATTTGATCTGAAATCAGGGTTCAGAACCAAAAATATTCTCGGCTACCCGTTAAAAAACATTAATGGTGAAGTAATCGGTGTGATTCAATTGTTGAATAAGAAATCGGGTGAATTTGACCACGACGATGAATCGTATCTCGGTGCCCTTGCTTCAGGAGTCGGGATAGTGCTCGAAAATGCATTGTTGAGAGAAAGTTACAGGAACAAACTTGAAGAAATTCAGGTTGCATATAAGGAACTCGACATTGCACAGGATACAATATTGCGTGAAACCAAGTTCGCTACAATTTTTGAGATGAGCGGAATTATTCGTGATGCAGTCGCACATAATAATCCGTTGGGGGTTATCGACAACTTGAGGTCCGACTATTTATACGATTCCAAATTGATTCGTTCGCTCGATTTGATAGAGGGTTCAATCAGAAAAATAATTAATGATACCGAACAATTCGCAAAAAATAATGGCCATTAA